Proteins co-encoded in one Desulfitobacterium hafniense DCB-2 genomic window:
- a CDS encoding sigma-70 family RNA polymerase sigma factor has product MKTKDNYIGRLKNKDEDALEFIMDEYFPLVKGIVRQVLLPIGSRELTEECISDVFLAVWHHAQKFKGEGEEEFRKWLCAIAKYKAIDFYRRERKNLEVPASDREAIDLFPPQESAEEQVLFMENAKEMNKLLNSFSATDRHIFIMKFFWGMPSEEISRKLGLTKSAVDNRIYRSKKQLVKGVLSLGEGGC; this is encoded by the coding sequence GAAAAATAAAGACGAAGATGCTCTGGAATTCATTATGGATGAATACTTCCCATTAGTGAAGGGGATTGTCCGTCAAGTCCTGCTTCCTATCGGCAGCAGGGAACTGACGGAGGAATGCATCAGTGATGTGTTTCTTGCCGTTTGGCATCATGCCCAAAAGTTCAAGGGCGAAGGAGAAGAGGAGTTTCGCAAGTGGCTTTGCGCCATCGCTAAATACAAGGCCATAGATTTTTACCGCCGGGAAAGAAAAAACCTGGAAGTTCCTGCTTCCGATCGTGAAGCAATCGACCTGTTTCCGCCCCAAGAATCGGCGGAGGAACAAGTGCTTTTTATGGAGAATGCCAAGGAAATGAACAAACTGCTGAACTCTTTCTCCGCTACGGATCGCCATATATTCATCATGAAATTCTTTTGGGGGATGCCCTCGGAAGAGATCTCCAGGAAACTGGGATTGACCAAATCAGCTGTGGATAATCGTATTTACAGGAGCAAAAAGCAACTGGTAAAGGGTGTCCTGAGCTTGGGAGAAGGGGGATGTTAA